A window of the Verminephrobacter eiseniae EF01-2 genome harbors these coding sequences:
- a CDS encoding TonB-dependent receptor, whose product MQPPFIAKKPQGRRDRPQRLNPLSLALLAALACVPGVSGAQDARPDPPSAGATAAPAGGDAPELAGVTVTARRAEERAKDVPLGIGVIDGEEIEARRQPTLEEALRGTPGVNVWSDGSPHSANVLIRGTGSINPVSTDDGAVALSVDGVPMSVRNMSLGTLDVERVEILKGPQGTLFGSNSRAGAINVITNQPTRNLEGYVRGEIGQDGQHLEEAVISGPLSQSLSGRLAIRNSGSDHWVDNARTSEPLSKPRSLMFRGSLLWDGGPGTNALFVAEREETKRSPGLVVLRPYGDPPSMDVTPGLFDHNAKLVERYSVTINHDLPVGRLTSVTGYTKFDTDFVGGYDARAMQAMFGMPAENMQRSMMGGHTTSQDLRWSSRPGASVFWVAGVNLSRAERSFEQLYLSRNFGIDRRYETDSQALYGEVTWPLTNVLKLTGGMRHTWDRKSYDATYGGTVPDARKLRDDYSTGRVALSYALTPTTNLYGAWSRGYESGGIGDHPTQVADSVPYKAASTNAVEVGFKMESASRRFALNGALFATRVKDDHLLGFDAATLATSTVNADTQSRGAELQGVWRLGNGFSLSGGVSVIDAEITSNVSGVSGGAIRKGNRSPDVPKWSGSLGVAYTQRLSAFMGLPTPVLNARLDYQYVGTRAADPQNHFDLKKYQKVDLRIGVVSGGTEVYVFGSNLLDERYDLYGFAPTATAYVGAPARGRTLGVGFRYDF is encoded by the coding sequence GTGCAGCCACCGTTCATCGCGAAGAAGCCGCAAGGCCGTCGAGACCGTCCCCAGAGGCTCAATCCCCTGTCGCTGGCGCTGCTGGCTGCCCTGGCCTGCGTGCCCGGCGTGTCCGGTGCGCAGGATGCCCGTCCGGACCCTCCGTCCGCCGGCGCGACTGCTGCCCCGGCTGGCGGGGATGCGCCCGAACTCGCAGGTGTCACAGTGACGGCCCGCCGCGCGGAGGAACGCGCCAAGGATGTCCCCTTGGGCATCGGCGTGATCGATGGCGAAGAGATCGAGGCGCGCCGCCAGCCCACGTTGGAGGAGGCGCTGCGCGGCACGCCGGGTGTGAACGTCTGGAGCGATGGCTCGCCCCACAGCGCGAATGTCCTCATCCGCGGCACCGGTTCGATCAATCCGGTGAGCACGGACGATGGCGCGGTGGCGCTGTCGGTCGATGGCGTGCCGATGTCCGTGCGCAACATGTCGCTCGGCACGCTCGATGTCGAGCGAGTCGAGATCCTCAAGGGCCCGCAGGGAACGCTGTTCGGCAGCAATAGCCGGGCGGGCGCGATCAACGTCATCACCAACCAGCCCACCCGCAACCTGGAGGGCTATGTCCGGGGCGAGATCGGCCAGGACGGCCAGCACCTGGAGGAGGCGGTCATCAGCGGCCCGCTGTCGCAATCGCTCAGCGGCCGCTTGGCGATCCGCAACAGCGGCTCGGACCATTGGGTCGACAACGCGCGCACAAGCGAGCCGCTGTCCAAGCCCCGCAGCCTGATGTTCCGCGGCAGCCTGCTGTGGGACGGCGGCCCGGGCACCAACGCGTTGTTCGTGGCCGAGCGCGAGGAAACCAAGCGCAGCCCGGGCCTCGTCGTGCTGCGGCCCTATGGCGACCCGCCGTCCATGGACGTGACGCCGGGCCTGTTCGACCACAACGCGAAGTTGGTGGAGCGCTATTCCGTCACCATCAACCACGACCTGCCCGTGGGGCGGCTCACATCGGTGACGGGCTATACGAAGTTCGACACCGACTTCGTGGGCGGCTACGACGCGCGTGCCATGCAGGCCATGTTCGGCATGCCGGCGGAGAACATGCAGCGCAGCATGATGGGCGGCCACACCACCAGCCAGGACCTGCGCTGGTCGTCCCGGCCGGGCGCGTCTGTGTTCTGGGTGGCGGGCGTGAACCTCTCGCGCGCCGAGCGCAGCTTCGAGCAGCTCTACCTCAGCAGGAACTTCGGAATCGACCGCCGCTACGAGACGGACAGCCAGGCGCTCTACGGCGAGGTAACCTGGCCGCTCACGAATGTGCTCAAACTGACCGGCGGCATGCGCCACACCTGGGACCGCAAGTCCTACGACGCCACCTATGGCGGAACAGTGCCCGACGCCCGCAAGCTGCGCGACGACTACTCCACCGGGCGGGTGGCGCTTTCCTACGCGCTCACGCCTACGACCAACCTCTATGGCGCGTGGTCGCGGGGCTACGAGTCGGGCGGCATCGGCGACCATCCGACGCAGGTGGCCGACAGCGTGCCGTACAAGGCGGCATCGACCAACGCGGTCGAGGTGGGCTTCAAGATGGAGTCCGCCAGCCGCCGCTTCGCGCTGAACGGGGCCCTGTTCGCCACGCGGGTCAAGGACGACCACCTGCTGGGATTCGATGCGGCGACGCTGGCCACCTCCACGGTGAACGCGGACACGCAGAGCCGGGGGGCCGAGCTGCAGGGGGTGTGGAGGCTGGGCAACGGGTTCTCGCTGTCGGGCGGCGTGAGCGTCATCGACGCTGAGATCACCAGCAATGTGTCGGGCGTGTCCGGCGGCGCCATCCGCAAGGGCAACCGATCGCCCGACGTGCCCAAGTGGAGCGGCAGCCTCGGAGTGGCCTACACCCAGCGCCTGTCGGCCTTTATGGGGCTGCCCACCCCGGTGTTGAACGCCCGGCTCGACTACCAGTACGTTGGCACCCGTGCGGCCGACCCGCAGAACCACTTCGACCTGAAGAAGTACCAGAAGGTGGATTTGCGGATCGGTGTGGTCTCCGGCGGCACCGAGGTCTATGTGTTCGGCAGCAACCTGCTTGACGAGCGGTATGACCTCTACGGATTCGCGCCCACCGCGACGGCCTATGTGGGTGCGCCCGCGCGCGGGCGCACGCTGGGCGTCGGCTTCCGGTACGACTTCTAG
- a CDS encoding amino acid adenylation domain-containing protein, translated as MTPDTDLDLPREDLAPTTKPGTGLATQPTLRDELAADLDIPVAQLDEHTSLIQLGMDSMHLMAWLNRLRQRGHEVTLRQLYGEPTLAGWSRLLQQKAGGARARAAAPPAWPVMRDGEAFELTPVQHAYLVGRSPQQTLGGVGCHLYQEFDGTGLSVPALESAAQALIKRHPMLRVAFRSDGLQQYGEQTRWPGLALHDLRALDNSARQARLLDLRERLGHRVLAVERGETIDFQLSLLPEGRHRLHVNIDLLVLDAASFTLVFEELAALLRGDTPPAPGAGYDFRSYLVQLREETGDARERAQRHWLGRLDDLPCAPALPLACEPERSGPVRVLRRRAELNAGDWERFKAHAGASGVTPTMALATCFGAVLARWSNQPRLLLNLTLFDRQPLHPSVERMIADFTNVLLLDLFCEGAAFDALARSNQDTFADAYEHRHWSGVELLRELRKAQTHPHGAPVVFTSNLGRPLYGHGTAAVLGQPGWGISQTPQVWIDHLAFEHGPSVCLQWDSNDALFPDGLVDTLFDTYIAQVRRLVDDTHAWQARLPDPMPASQRDVRSRINDTAQPVPQGLLHHGFFSAAERTPQAIALIQGTRSLTYAELAEQARRCAGALAARGVHAGDTVAIAMSKGIGQVIAALGVLHAGAVYVPIALDQPAERRRKIHRDAGVAVVMTCRDDAEPGAVHDGGSDGTDPPALCWQDAILHAGLHAPATVDPGHPAYVIYTSGSTGAPKGVTISHRGALNTCADLNQRYRLGASDRVLALSALHFDLSVFDIFGLLAAGGALVLVGEAQRRDPSVWCDMIEAHGITVWNTVPALFDMLLTYSEGFDLRAPGRLRMAVLSGDWIGLDLPRRYRAFRPDGQFIAMGGATEASIWSNAYDVQDVPPHWRSIPYGYPLANQSYRVVDEQGRDCPDWVAGELWIGGEGVALGYFNDPERSTRQFVTAQGGRWYRTGDMGCYWPDGTLEFLGRRDKQVKIGGHRIELGEIETALHRIDGVKSAVALALGERDQSLAAFVVAQGDALRSPRHADPALPAHYGTLFEPIAAPADREPDTERLVADFLLDHLRQQGLDFATPFDADEALRRQGAAPRWRGLVQRWLDLLVRQKRLARDPQRRGFVRGPRHGAAPWQPASDDPLCATADALLAHHEALALILQDRRPAFTLLEHPFWAPERLLLQSPGTAAAIDALADALAALALALGRPVRAVEIGARSGLAAELLLRRLGVDQLAYTALDTSQDMVLRAAGRLAAYPHASVRRWDGTAQADLAHHADVVWAGNALHRLGGDALDALPALAAPAALIHVLELRNASCLALVSADLLSQDGEDLGTHLRDAEGWQATFQARGLRSERADGAGDQQRFVLRAPDEIRQPDPRKLSEALATQLPPYMVPQRLVFLDALPLTANGKIDHKALGALCQRTPAAQAQQEPPRGDAEAAVAALWREMLRAPTVHRHSHFFQLGGDSLLATRLIGGLDRSGFEARLGDLFDYPTLAAFAATLRPHGDRGADVLRHEPASRHEPFALTDVQQAYLVGRQPGFPLGGVGSHFFVEFEVEGLNAARFEAAWNRLIARHDMLRAVVRDGRQQVLAEVSPFSLLRHHVPRLDHPDVDALRERLSQQVLDPSRWPVFDVQAAEDGSSRTRLFVCLDNLMLDGLSMRLLLTELEQLYLDPDSCLTPLEIGFRDYLSHIAGQGPGEASLAYWQRRLDSLPAAPQLPLRRDPAEIGVPRFVRLSDSLGTRDWLALQARASEAGLTPSALLLSAYAAVLSAWSAHSELCVNLTLFDRRPVHPQIERVLGDFTCLLLLAWQPAADWRASAQRLQQRLRQDLAHRDVSAIRVMRDLVSRHRSSVGLRWPSKRIAALHRLPIRSVLAARCALRCAPMAARSLRHLIGDATLALRRGQPAAAMPVVFTSAIGFESDRFLAQDSPLKPRWGISQTPQVWLDHQVYESAGELRFNWDAVEALFDPAQLSAMFSQYTALLRRLAGDPAAWDLPLDTLVPRHRSDVVGCAQPSERSARRIAQPIPSVLASDATPRCASMASADRQMIGDATLVLRANAPAVPWVTPTVAAQAAAEPLPADAALVDALRDHFRRTTGLPIAARQTFFEAGASSLQLVQLHIHLRQAEHGGLAVTDLFAHATPHALAAHMGALARPPAAPQHPPEPERRTLLDQRKARAERRRAGST; from the coding sequence GTGACACCTGACACCGATCTGGACCTCCCCCGCGAGGACCTCGCACCCACCACCAAGCCCGGCACGGGTCTGGCGACCCAACCAACCCTGCGCGACGAACTCGCGGCAGACCTGGACATCCCGGTAGCGCAACTGGACGAGCACACCAGCCTGATCCAGCTAGGCATGGACTCCATGCACCTGATGGCCTGGCTGAACCGGCTGCGCCAGCGCGGCCACGAGGTGACGCTGCGGCAGCTGTACGGCGAGCCCACCCTGGCTGGATGGAGCCGCCTGCTGCAGCAGAAGGCGGGCGGCGCCCGCGCGCGCGCTGCCGCGCCGCCCGCCTGGCCGGTCATGCGGGACGGCGAGGCGTTCGAACTGACGCCGGTGCAGCACGCCTACTTGGTCGGCCGCTCCCCCCAGCAGACGCTGGGCGGCGTCGGCTGCCACCTCTACCAGGAATTCGACGGCACCGGCCTTTCCGTCCCGGCGCTGGAATCGGCGGCCCAGGCGCTGATAAAGCGCCATCCGATGCTGCGCGTGGCCTTCCGCAGCGATGGCCTCCAGCAGTATGGCGAGCAGACGCGGTGGCCCGGGCTGGCCCTCCACGATCTGCGGGCGCTGGACAACAGCGCGCGGCAGGCCCGGCTGCTGGACCTGCGTGAGCGGCTGGGGCACCGGGTGCTGGCCGTCGAGCGCGGCGAAACCATCGACTTCCAGCTCTCGCTGCTGCCCGAAGGAAGGCATCGGCTGCACGTCAACATCGATCTGCTCGTGCTCGACGCCGCCAGCTTCACCCTGGTGTTCGAGGAACTGGCGGCCCTGCTTCGCGGCGACACGCCCCCTGCGCCCGGTGCAGGCTACGACTTCCGCAGCTATCTCGTGCAGCTGCGCGAAGAGACCGGCGACGCGCGCGAGCGGGCACAGCGCCACTGGCTCGGCCGGCTGGACGATCTCCCCTGCGCGCCGGCCCTGCCGCTGGCATGCGAGCCGGAGCGCAGCGGCCCCGTACGCGTGCTCCGGCGCCGCGCCGAGCTGAATGCTGGCGATTGGGAAAGATTCAAGGCCCATGCCGGCGCGAGCGGCGTGACACCCACCATGGCGCTCGCCACCTGCTTCGGCGCAGTGCTGGCGCGCTGGAGCAACCAGCCCCGGCTCCTGCTCAACCTCACCCTGTTCGACCGCCAGCCACTGCACCCGTCCGTCGAGCGCATGATCGCGGACTTCACCAACGTCCTTCTGCTGGACCTCTTTTGCGAAGGCGCTGCATTCGACGCGCTCGCGCGGAGCAATCAGGACACCTTCGCCGACGCCTACGAACACCGCCACTGGTCCGGCGTTGAACTGCTGCGCGAGCTGCGCAAGGCACAGACCCATCCCCACGGTGCGCCCGTGGTGTTCACCAGCAATCTCGGCCGTCCGCTATACGGCCACGGCACGGCTGCCGTGCTGGGCCAGCCCGGCTGGGGCATCTCCCAGACGCCCCAGGTCTGGATCGACCACCTGGCGTTCGAGCACGGCCCGTCGGTCTGCCTGCAATGGGACAGCAACGACGCGCTCTTCCCGGACGGCCTGGTCGATACGCTGTTCGACACCTATATCGCACAGGTCCGCCGGCTCGTGGACGACACGCACGCGTGGCAAGCGCGCCTGCCGGACCCCATGCCCGCCTCGCAGCGCGACGTGCGCTCGCGCATCAACGACACGGCGCAGCCCGTGCCGCAAGGGTTGCTGCACCACGGCTTCTTCAGTGCCGCAGAACGCACCCCCCAGGCCATCGCCCTCATCCAGGGCACGCGCTCGCTGACCTACGCCGAACTGGCCGAACAGGCACGGCGCTGCGCGGGCGCGCTCGCCGCCCGCGGCGTGCACGCCGGCGACACGGTCGCGATCGCCATGTCCAAGGGCATCGGGCAGGTGATCGCGGCGCTGGGTGTGCTGCATGCCGGCGCGGTCTACGTGCCCATTGCGCTCGACCAGCCCGCGGAGCGCCGCCGCAAGATCCACCGCGACGCGGGCGTCGCCGTGGTGATGACCTGCCGGGACGACGCGGAACCCGGCGCCGTGCACGATGGCGGCTCGGACGGCACCGACCCACCCGCTCTCTGCTGGCAGGACGCCATCCTGCACGCGGGCCTGCACGCCCCCGCCACCGTGGACCCAGGACACCCCGCCTACGTCATCTACACCTCCGGCTCCACGGGCGCACCGAAGGGGGTCACCATCTCCCACCGGGGCGCGCTCAATACCTGCGCCGACCTGAACCAGCGCTACCGCCTCGGCGCCAGCGACCGCGTGCTGGCGCTGTCCGCGCTGCACTTCGACCTGTCCGTCTTCGACATCTTCGGCCTGCTGGCCGCGGGCGGCGCACTGGTGCTCGTGGGCGAGGCCCAGCGCCGGGACCCCTCGGTGTGGTGCGACATGATCGAGGCCCACGGCATCACGGTCTGGAACACCGTGCCAGCGCTCTTCGACATGCTGCTCACCTACAGCGAGGGCTTCGATCTGCGCGCGCCCGGCCGGCTCCGCATGGCGGTGCTCTCCGGCGACTGGATCGGACTCGACCTGCCCCGGCGCTACCGGGCTTTCCGCCCCGACGGCCAGTTCATCGCGATGGGCGGCGCCACCGAAGCCTCGATCTGGTCGAACGCCTACGACGTGCAGGACGTGCCGCCGCACTGGCGCTCCATCCCCTACGGCTACCCGCTCGCCAACCAGAGCTACCGCGTCGTCGACGAACAGGGCCGCGACTGCCCCGACTGGGTGGCCGGCGAACTCTGGATCGGCGGCGAAGGCGTCGCGCTGGGCTACTTCAACGACCCCGAGCGCAGCACCCGGCAGTTCGTCACGGCACAGGGCGGCCGCTGGTACCGCACCGGCGACATGGGCTGCTACTGGCCCGACGGCACCCTGGAGTTCCTCGGCCGCCGCGACAAGCAGGTGAAGATCGGTGGCCACCGCATCGAGCTGGGTGAAATCGAAACGGCCCTGCACCGCATCGACGGCGTGAAGAGCGCCGTTGCGCTGGCCCTGGGCGAGCGCGACCAATCGCTGGCCGCCTTCGTCGTCGCGCAGGGCGATGCACTCCGGAGCCCACGGCACGCCGACCCGGCCCTGCCCGCCCATTACGGCACTCTGTTCGAACCCATCGCCGCCCCGGCGGACCGCGAACCGGACACCGAGCGCCTCGTCGCCGACTTCCTGCTTGACCATCTGCGGCAGCAGGGCCTGGACTTCGCCACGCCTTTCGACGCCGACGAAGCCCTGCGGCGCCAGGGTGCCGCGCCGCGCTGGCGCGGCCTGGTGCAGCGCTGGCTGGACCTGCTGGTCCGCCAGAAACGCCTCGCCCGCGATCCGCAGCGCCGGGGCTTCGTCCGCGGGCCGCGCCACGGCGCCGCGCCCTGGCAGCCCGCCAGCGATGATCCGCTGTGCGCCACGGCGGACGCCCTGCTCGCGCACCATGAGGCCCTTGCGCTCATCCTCCAGGACCGGCGACCGGCCTTCACGCTGCTCGAGCATCCGTTCTGGGCCCCCGAGCGGCTCCTGCTGCAAAGCCCGGGCACGGCCGCCGCGATCGACGCGCTGGCCGATGCGCTGGCCGCGCTCGCGCTCGCGCTGGGCCGGCCCGTGCGTGCCGTCGAGATCGGTGCGCGCAGCGGCCTCGCCGCCGAACTTCTGCTGCGCCGCCTCGGCGTGGACCAACTCGCCTACACCGCGCTGGATACTTCGCAGGACATGGTGCTGCGGGCCGCTGGCCGCCTTGCCGCATACCCCCACGCCAGTGTGCGGCGCTGGGACGGAACCGCGCAGGCGGATCTGGCCCACCATGCCGACGTGGTGTGGGCCGGCAATGCCCTGCACCGGCTCGGCGGCGATGCGCTGGATGCCCTCCCTGCGCTGGCGGCGCCGGCCGCGCTGATCCACGTGCTGGAGCTGCGCAACGCGTCCTGCCTCGCCCTGGTCAGCGCCGACCTGCTATCGCAGGATGGGGAAGACCTCGGCACCCACTTGCGCGACGCCGAGGGCTGGCAGGCCACGTTCCAGGCGCGCGGCCTGCGCAGCGAACGGGCCGATGGGGCGGGCGACCAACAGCGCTTCGTGCTGCGCGCGCCCGACGAAATCCGGCAACCCGACCCGCGTAAGCTCTCCGAGGCGCTGGCGACGCAGTTGCCGCCGTACATGGTGCCCCAGCGGCTGGTGTTCCTGGACGCGCTGCCGCTCACCGCCAACGGCAAGATCGACCACAAGGCCCTGGGCGCCCTCTGCCAGCGCACGCCGGCCGCGCAGGCGCAGCAGGAGCCCCCGCGCGGCGATGCCGAGGCTGCCGTCGCGGCACTGTGGCGCGAGATGCTGCGCGCGCCGACCGTGCATCGGCACAGCCACTTCTTCCAACTCGGCGGCGACAGCCTGCTGGCCACCCGCCTGATTGGCGGGCTGGACCGGTCCGGCTTTGAAGCCCGCCTGGGCGATCTGTTCGACTACCCCACGCTCGCGGCCTTCGCGGCCACGCTGCGCCCGCACGGCGACCGTGGCGCCGACGTGCTGCGGCATGAACCGGCATCGCGCCACGAACCGTTCGCGCTCACCGACGTGCAGCAGGCCTATCTCGTGGGGCGCCAGCCCGGCTTCCCGCTCGGCGGCGTGGGCTCCCACTTCTTCGTCGAATTCGAGGTGGAGGGCCTGAACGCCGCCCGCTTCGAGGCCGCCTGGAACCGGCTGATCGCACGGCACGACATGCTGCGTGCCGTGGTGCGCGACGGCCGGCAGCAGGTGCTGGCCGAGGTGTCGCCGTTCTCGCTGCTACGCCACCACGTCCCCCGCCTCGACCACCCGGATGTCGACGCACTGCGCGAGCGGCTCTCCCAGCAGGTGCTCGATCCCTCGCGCTGGCCCGTGTTCGATGTGCAGGCGGCCGAGGACGGCAGCAGCCGCACCCGCCTGTTCGTCTGTCTCGACAACCTCATGCTCGACGGGCTGAGCATGCGGCTCCTGCTGACCGAGCTAGAGCAGCTGTACCTTGACCCCGACAGCTGCCTGACGCCGCTGGAGATTGGCTTTCGCGACTACCTGTCCCACATCGCCGGCCAGGGCCCCGGCGAGGCCTCGCTGGCGTACTGGCAGCGGCGGCTGGACAGCCTGCCGGCCGCGCCGCAACTGCCGCTGCGCCGCGATCCGGCCGAGATCGGTGTACCGCGCTTCGTGCGCCTGTCCGACAGCCTCGGCACCCGCGACTGGCTGGCGCTTCAGGCGCGCGCCAGCGAAGCGGGCCTGACGCCCTCGGCGCTGCTGCTGTCCGCCTACGCCGCCGTCCTGTCCGCGTGGAGCGCACACAGCGAGCTGTGCGTGAACCTCACGCTGTTCGACCGGCGTCCGGTGCATCCCCAGATCGAACGCGTGCTGGGTGACTTCACCTGCCTGCTGCTGCTGGCCTGGCAGCCCGCTGCGGACTGGCGCGCCAGCGCGCAGCGGCTGCAGCAGCGCCTGCGGCAGGACCTGGCGCACCGTGACGTCTCCGCCATCCGCGTCATGCGCGACCTAGTGTCGCGTCACCGATCATCTGTCGGTCTGCGCTGGCCATCGAAGCGCATCGCGGCGTTGCATCGCTTGCCAATACGCTCGGTATTGGCTGCGCGATGCGCCTTGCGCTGCGCTCCGATGGCTGCGCGCAGCCTACGACATCTGATCGGTGACGCGACACTAGCGCTGCGGCGGGGCCAGCCCGCAGCCGCGATGCCCGTGGTGTTCACCAGCGCGATCGGCTTCGAGAGCGACCGATTCCTCGCGCAGGACTCGCCGCTGAAGCCGCGCTGGGGCATCTCTCAGACGCCCCAGGTCTGGCTGGACCACCAGGTCTACGAATCCGCAGGCGAGCTGCGCTTCAACTGGGACGCGGTGGAGGCGCTGTTCGACCCCGCGCAGCTCTCGGCCATGTTCAGCCAGTACACGGCGCTCCTGCGCCGTCTGGCCGGCGATCCTGCGGCCTGGGATCTGCCGCTCGATACCCTCGTGCCGCGTCACCGATCAGATGTCGTAGGCTGCGCGCAGCCATCGGAGCGCAGCGCAAGGCGCATCGCGCAGCCAATACCGAGCGTATTGGCAAGCGATGCAACGCCGCGATGCGCTTCGATGGCCAGCGCAGACCGACAGATGATCGGTGACGCGACACTAGTGCTGCGGGCGAACGCCCCTGCCGTGCCATGGGTGACTCCCACCGTGGCCGCACAGGCCGCGGCAGAGCCACTGCCCGCCGACGCGGCACTGGTGGATGCGCTGCGCGACCATTTCCGCCGCACCACGGGCCTGCCGATCGCGGCCCGGCAAACCTTCTTCGAAGCCGGAGCGTCCTCGCTGCAGCTCGTGCAGTTGCACATCCACCTGCGGCAGGCCGAGCACGGCGGCCTCGCGGTCACCGACCTCTTCGCGCATGCCACGCCCCATGCGCTGGCGGCGCACATGGGTGCACTGGCCCGGCCACCGGCCGCTCCGCAGCACCCGCCGGAGCCCGAGCGGCGCACCCTGCTGGACCAGCGCAAGGCCCGCGCGGAGCGCCGCCGGGCAGGATCGACATGA
- a CDS encoding helix-turn-helix domain-containing protein, protein MKTSTAPPSDASEVAISSLLAKREVPDLEPAADYELIQLAPQEGVDVFLWRGHFPQPVTMSVRDDWDRVHFTCSLRGRSGFAIRGCGREIERVLEEGISCISYTRDCSSQSSYAGSVEYVTVSVRPDLLADWVPDLDLPLGRESDYAPCCDMQRCSPEMRATAHALSRALREMPTDRNPCKATPPLWLLGQALVLVGLSVQARREETPSQQIPICPASQKKLLRARDLLLTDLSKAPTIAELARETGLSVVRLKRGFRQLFDHSIYGLFQQERMHTARQRLSSGDTPVIVVAADLGYTNASHFTAAFNKQFGVNPSAFKRRR, encoded by the coding sequence ATGAAAACCTCCACTGCCCCACCGTCCGACGCATCCGAAGTCGCCATCTCCTCCCTGCTCGCCAAGCGGGAGGTGCCCGACCTCGAGCCCGCCGCCGACTACGAGCTGATCCAGTTGGCGCCGCAGGAGGGTGTCGATGTGTTTCTGTGGCGGGGGCACTTCCCCCAACCCGTCACCATGAGCGTGCGCGACGACTGGGACCGGGTCCACTTCACCTGCTCGCTGCGCGGGCGCTCCGGCTTTGCCATACGGGGGTGCGGGCGAGAAATTGAGCGCGTGCTGGAAGAAGGCATCAGTTGCATCAGCTACACCCGGGACTGCAGTAGCCAGTCGTCCTACGCGGGCAGCGTCGAATACGTGACCGTCTCCGTGCGCCCCGATCTGCTTGCCGACTGGGTACCGGACCTGGACCTCCCTCTGGGGCGGGAATCGGACTACGCGCCCTGCTGCGACATGCAGCGCTGCAGCCCCGAAATGCGCGCCACGGCCCATGCCTTGAGCCGGGCCCTGCGGGAGATGCCCACCGACCGCAACCCGTGCAAGGCTACGCCCCCGCTCTGGCTGCTGGGCCAGGCTCTGGTGCTGGTCGGACTGTCCGTCCAAGCCCGGCGCGAGGAGACACCATCGCAGCAGATTCCGATCTGCCCGGCCAGCCAGAAGAAGCTGCTGCGCGCACGCGACCTGCTGCTGACGGATCTGAGCAAGGCGCCCACGATCGCCGAGCTGGCCCGGGAGACCGGCCTGAGCGTCGTGAGACTCAAGCGCGGCTTCCGGCAACTTTTCGACCACAGCATCTACGGGCTGTTCCAGCAGGAGCGGATGCACACGGCGCGCCAGCGCCTGTCCAGCGGCGACACGCCGGTCATCGTCGTGGCGGCCGACCTGGGCTACACCAACGCGAGCCACTTCACGGCGGCCTTCAACAAGCAGTTCGGCGTAAATCCCTCGGCCTTCAAGCGCCGGCGCTGA